A window of Cryptomeria japonica chromosome 3, Sugi_1.0, whole genome shotgun sequence contains these coding sequences:
- the LOC131874161 gene encoding uncharacterized protein LOC131874161, with the protein MQRGWRGFIPISCVASVNVNKESEQEIVNNVKVFTEHSAICRFKGILASLPELHKWISQHWDPLISGIVHIFPMAKGFFVAKFKDANDRRKILCESFFSEKDNMSLLAKPWYSDFNPLSETFNKILIWVRLPYLPLHLWADSLFEDIGGAIGSFIMTDNESYGLYHTTFARILVELDVSKSLPTEIVINSSFGSWVQTLDYEGIPFRCCRCFKTFHMAGNCGIEKKSSSASWWSGASH; encoded by the coding sequence ATGCAAAGGGGTTGGAGAGGGTTTATCCCTATCTCATGTGTTGCTTCTGTTAACGTGAATAAGGAGTCTGAACAAGAAATTGTGAACAATGTGAAGGTCTTCACGGAGCATAGTGCTATCTGTAGATTCAAGGGTATCTTGGCAAGCCTCCCGGAGCTGCACAAATGGATTTCCCAGCATTGGGATCCCCTCATTTCTGGTATAGTTCACATTTTCCCTATGGCTAAAGGTTTCTTTGTTGCTAAATTTAAGGATGCTAATGATAGAAGAAAAATCTTGTGTGAAAGTTTTTTCTCTGAGAAAGATAATATGTCACTGTTGGCCAAACCTTGGTACTCTGATTTTAACCCCCTTTCAGAGACATTCAACAAAATTTTGATTTGGGTTAGGCTTCCTTACCTTCCTTTACACTTGTGGGCTGATTCTCTCTTTGAGGATATTGGTGGTGCTATCGGGAGCTTCATTATGACGGATAATGAATCCTATGGGCTTTATCATACTACGTTTGCTCGCATTCTGGTTGAGCTAGATGTTTCTAAGAGTCTGCCAACAGAAATTGTTATTAACTCCTCATTTGGCAGTTGGGTCCAAACCTTGGATTATGAGGGTATTCCTTTCCGGTGTTGTAGATGTTTCAAAACTTTTCATATGGCAGGGAATTGTGGGATTGAGAAGAAAAGTTCTTCGGCTTCTTGGTGGTCGGGGGCCTCTCACTAG